aaatattaattaaatatatattcttaaaataattggatagataattaaatatttataattataatttacatttattaaaattaatttaaatatatttattagaaataaatttgtaaatatgtatttattttaataatttaaatagcaataatattttgaatgttaatgttaaataaagctttagtaataattacaatattattgttttttcttaaaataaatataaatatttttaaaataatttgatagataattaaatatttataactaataattaaaataatagtaatattttgaatattaattttaatgttaaataaagtttagtgatattataatattattgtttttttaaataattataaatattcttaaaataattaaatagataattaaatatttataattataatttatatttattaaaattaatttaaatatatttattagaaatataatTGAAAATATTACGGTAATCATTTAACACAATAAaagaatttattaaatatttatttttataagagATAAGAGGATAAAAATGTAATTTGTGGTGTATTGATAACTTATCTCACTTAATTTgttagattaataatcaaataattaatcataaaattaGGTCTTAAATCGagtcaaaatgattattaatatatcttaaaattttaaccaaacatTAGATAAGTATGTGATTATTCATCTATCCTTATTTAATAACATCAACCAAACACACCCTTAATATatgtataatttaaatatattttatcatATTCAATATATTAATGTCGTTTCAACGATGTACATAGAATTTGTTTCATTTTTAGacgatatattaaaattatatatatatatcgacaagacaaaattaaattattgtcGAGATTTTTCTTAATATATTGAAACAgattataaaatacataattgaGTGATCATTGTCAATTTGATGCGGCAGCCACATTTCTTAATAAATTGAATCCACTTTACGATTGTtgcaataattaattaattcatggAGTATTCGGGTAGAAAATGGGCAATATCCAACTATCAATTTCAATGTTGTTGTTACTAAAAAgacatatattaattttttaacctATTTGTTCCTAACTACTTGGGCCCCTCTCCTATGATTGAGAATCCATATGCGTCACATTTTATTTGACAGAATAGTCAAATAACTCAAAATAGGACACAACAAGAAATAGGTAATTATtagggaaaataaaaatatataaatttttttctaaaataattatttatttctttatataTGTTAAATCACAATCCCATGTTATGAAATAAAATTGTGATGGATGATCTATGAACAATATTCACAAAAGTTGGCATGAGAAAATCCATTGAGCCATGGATCCACGAGGTTACGTTtgaaaatttcaagtttatTCAATAACAATGTCAGTtgaaatacattttattttgttttattaaactataatatgtgaatttaagatttgatcaATTGATTTATTGCAAAGAATAAAATTATAGTCGAAATctatatatttcaaattcatatCTCCTGACACAAcctaaaagttttttttttattcatataatTGGAAAGGACTTGAGTTACAATATAAAAATCCAAATACAATATGTTGAATAGTGAAAAAATGATGTAGATTAAtagttaaattttttaaagaagCTGTTGACCGGTATGctttaattactaattattaTTAGTGCCATGATTGACATTGTTCCTTGTTGCAGGATTTTGCTTACACTCTGTAAATCTTAAACAATTTATATGCTCCTAAAAGTTGAAAAGTAAGAAAAGGCCTAGAAACTTATTTAACACGTAAATAAACATAGTAAATTAATATGTCGTTAGTGGCTGGGGACATagtgtatatattatatataccactaattagataaaatatattatatattaaaataaaatatcttaaTAAGATCATTTTTATAGATATCTATAGAATTAGAATCTACTCTAACGTGTTCTTGTAATATATAGAACAGTAAGGATTAGATTTAttcatttataataatatacatatagAAATTATTTAATATCTCTTTTTTGccaattatttattatttaatataataaaaataaagaaacaatGTAAgtcaatattatataaaaagttATTATAAGttaatttgttattttttaaatttatatttttgcattttatatatgaaataatttaagatttaatatatattatgttaGAATAAAAAACAAATTGGTATTCACTCACTCGCATCTTGATTTTGAATAATGAATTATTAGTAATTGCATATATGcgtattaaaaatataaatattattagtaattgcatatatatatgttagacGAAGAACTTTTGGTATATATCCAAACAATTTCTAGCAAAGGACTATCCGAAGTGATAATTACATCTATATGCTAAAAAATTTTATCTTATTAACTATACACCAACTTAGAAATCGCAGAAAGAATTTAAATCATGAAATTACAAGCAtgtatgatatttaatttacaGTGTCACATATATGTTTTTTTGGGTGATCTCAAAAAAGTTGAAAAAAGccaccaaaaataaatacaaaaagcAAAACTCCAAGCATTATTTAATATCTAAAATTTCTTGATGAACGGTACTATGCAATATCAAGAAAGAGTGGATCGTCAAGGAGTTCAGACCAAATTTGAGCTCCTCCATAGCTAGATGTGCTGCAAGCATCCCCAGTATTGGTAAAGGAAGTTTCTGTCATCGGTACGAAAGCTTCAGCTGGTGGAGATGGTGGAAGACTCACAGGAATATTCCATGTGGATGCCGCGGAGTCATTCTCACCTTGACTCAGAACCGCCTCATAATCAGGACCTTGAACCATCACGGCGGCATCTTCTTGCAAATCCGGCAAATGGGAGAAGGGTATCGACTCGTGAAAACTTCCGACGGTCACAGATGGCGGCAGCTCCGCCGTTTCTAGTTGGCTTAAAGCAGAGAGAAGATTAAAAGTCTCAAGATCCTGAATAGTGGGATTGATGTTTTGAAAAGCGGGGATTGGTGACGGCTGAAGGAGGCATTGTTGCAAGTATTGCTTGAGCCGAGACATCTGAACGGCTTCGGCTTGGAGACGCATGGCTTGCTCTTCCCATGTAGGGTTTTCAATCAGTTCTTTGAGATTAGCCAAGGCTATGAGTGAAGGCAGGCTCGAAAGGATGTCTGTCCGGGGACGATGGGTCATCGGGTCGAACCCCATTTGTATGAGCTTCTTTCTCAAATGTGTGTTCCAGAAATTTTTGATTTCGTTATCTGTTCTCCCTGGTAAATGTGTTGCAATCGCAGACCACCTTAAttcatacaaaataaaaaattaatttaatttattcaaaGCCCATATGTATAAAGTCAATCACACCACTCAAGAAACATTTAAACAAGAATAATTTCTCATACTTGTTTCCAAGGATGGCATGAAGATTGAGAATCGTTTGTTCTTCTTCTTGGCTAAACTTCCCTCTCTTGATATCTGGTCTCAAATAATttgtccaacgaagcctgcaactctTCCCACATCTATTCAAACCttcaaaagaatttttttttaaaaaatcaacaatcattttacattacaactatatatatcaaaaaaatttacatGTAACACCACTAAAAATGACGATAACGTCCCGGCCGTTTCGTACCGGCATGTT
This sequence is a window from Primulina tabacum isolate GXHZ01 chromosome 17, ASM2559414v2, whole genome shotgun sequence. Protein-coding genes within it:
- the LOC142531092 gene encoding transcription factor MYB53-like: MGRSPCCDETGLKKGPWTPEEDDKLINYIQKHGHGSWRALPKHAGLNRCGKSCRLRWTNYLRPDIKRGKFSQEEEQTILNLHAILGNKWSAIATHLPGRTDNEIKNFWNTHLRKKLIQMGFDPMTHRPRTDILSSLPSLIALANLKELIENPTWEEQAMRLQAEAVQMSRLKQYLQQCLLQPSPIPAFQNINPTIQDLETFNLLSALSQLETAELPPSVTVGSFHESIPFSHLPDLQEDAAVMVQGPDYEAVLSQGENDSAASTWNIPVSLPPSPPAEAFVPMTETSFTNTGDACSTSSYGGAQIWSELLDDPLFLDIA